Proteins encoded together in one Quercus lobata isolate SW786 chromosome 3, ValleyOak3.0 Primary Assembly, whole genome shotgun sequence window:
- the LOC115978941 gene encoding MATH and LRR domain-containing protein PFE0570w-like, which yields MVQFMAFMASVLGFICNYLLYVFGLVFKFICRSLENYCKKDYGSRYLDMEDFREEEGGVWLEKSESGNKGNGESENSMSAMAATSASKYEFMIGKGISGFVEQPKSMSLSVQELYLGSKDYTVCNNTENKDIVKVNLEEEVVGLDKTEDSVESFGVAMVLEKAEQKMFTEHVVSEKGDIDGLEIISLCKEDSVDEVESVSEDCSLRFGSEPESISSSGELSMNKYIVDSITYEFFAYRNVDKALEPVGLLANDAEKVVEDIEEENEIIEEESEIIEEESEIVEEISSCEISLSDPEETDADDDSNDSDEEYIEFEPHFKNLSSLEAKILSGEVVNKHEEEDLVQDEKEPENNLEKIEGTNLGEKPSKSNSDDQNDLDYMWEHDDVIEQLKLELRNARTGGLPTILEEEEPESPTIVDGLKPLKIDVKFEFKDRMEEIQKVYKSYAEKMRKLDMLNSQTMHAIGFLQLKDPVKSNSMLNSSASAAKSLPHNIWLRKQRRVTADPMQKFTGELQSNLELVYVGHVCLSWEILHWQYGKVQELQNSNSQGFQRYNQVAGEFQLFQVLMHRFMENEPFQGPRVQNYVNNRCVLRNLLQIPAIRDDCFKEKKVRRDEEEDAISSSMLAKIIEDSLRVFLEFVRADKDEKNVILNSPHQNHINLQHAADLEVLMNTRSDLQKKEKKLRDILKSGNCIVKRFQKHQNNDQLDHLQLVAQVELKLVSRVLNMSRLTRDQLAWCHGKLDQINIVNRKIHMEPTFLLFPC from the exons ATGGTTCAGTTCATGGCTTTTATGGCTTCTGTATTGGGTTTTATCTGCAACTACTTGTTGTATGTTTTTGGATTAGTATTCAAATTCATATGCAG ATCTCTGGAAAATTATTGCAAAAAGGACTATGGTTCAAGGTACTTGGATATGGAGGATTTTAGAGAGGAGGAGGGTGGTGTTTGGTTAGAGAAAAGTGAGAGTGGCAATAAAGGCAATGGAGAAAGTGAAAATTCTATGTCTGCCATGGCTGCCACTAGTGCTAGTAAGTATGAGTTTATGATTGGGAAAGGTATTAGTGGCTTCGTGGAACAACCAAAAAGTATGAGCCTCAGTGTCCAAGAATTGTATCTGGGTTCAAAAGATTACACTGTTTGCAACAATACAGAAAACAAAGATATTGTAAAGGTTAATTTAGAAGAAGAGGTTGTCGGTTTAGATAAAACAGAGGACTCTGTTGAAAGCTTTGGTGTTGCAATGGTTTTAGAGAAAGCAGAGCAGAAAATGTTCACTGAACATGTGGTTTCTGAGAAGGGAGACATTGATGGCTTAGAAATAATCAGTTTGTGTAAGGAAGACTCTGTGGATGAAGTTGAATCGGTTTCAGAAGATTGCTCACTAAGGTTTGGTTCAGAACCTGAGTCAATTAGTTCAAGTGGTGAATTGTCAATGAACAAGTACATAGTTGATTCAATTACCTATGAGTTTTTCGCCTATAGAAATGTTGATAAAGCATTGGAACCTGTAGGCCTTTTGGCCAATGATGCTGAAAAAGTGGTAGAAGATATTGAGGAAGAAAATGAGATTATTGAGGAAGAAAGTGagattattgaagaagaaagtgaGATTGTTGAAGAAATTTCAAGCTGTGAAATAAGTCTTTCTGATCCTGAAGAAACTGATGCCGATGATGATTCAAATGATTCTGATGAAGAATATATAGAATTCGAACCCCATTTCAAGAATTTAAGCAGCTTGGAAGCCAAAATTTTGTCTGGTGAAGTTGTGAACAAACATGAAGAGGAAGATTTAGTCCAAGATGAGAAGGAACCCGaaaataatttggaaaaaattgaaggaaCTAACTTGGGGGAGAAACCATCCAAATCGAATTCTGATGATCAAAATGACTTGGATTACATGTGGGAGCATGACGATGTAATAGAACAGCTGAAATTGGAACTCAGAAATGCAAGAACTGGTGGACTTCCCACtattttagaagaagaagagccaGAGTCTCCAACCATTGTTGACGGTCTAAAGCCACTGAAGATCGATGTAAAGTTCGAGTTCAAAGATCGAATGGAAGAGATTCAAAAGGTCTACAAGAGTTATGCAGAAAAAATGCGAAAACTAGACATGTTGAATAGCCAGACCATGCATGCAATCG GATTTCTTCAGCTGAAAGACCCAGTTAAATCAAATTCAATGCTAAATTCTTCAGCCTCAGCTGCTAAGTCTCTTCCACATAACATATGGCTGCGTAAACAACGAAGGGTCACAGCTGATCCAATGCAGAAATTCACTGGAGAATTGCAAAGCAACTTGGAATTGGTTTATGTTGGACATGTTTGCCTTTCTTGGGAAATACTCCACTGGCAGTATGGGAAAGTCCAAGAACTTCAAAATTCCAATTCTCAAGGTTTTCAAAGGTATAATCAAGTTGCCGGTGAGTTTCAACTCTTTCAAGTACTCATGCATAGATTTATGGAGAATGAGCCATTTCAAGGTCCCAGAGTGCAAAACTATGTCAACAATCGATGTGTCCTTCGTAATCTTCTTCAAATTCCAGCCATCAGAG ATGATTGCTTTAAGGAGAAGAAGGTAAGAAGAGATGAGGAGGAAGATGCAATTTCAAGCAGCATGTTAGCAAAGATCATTGAGGATTCACTGCGGGTCTTTTTGGAATTTGTTCGTGCTGATAAAGATGAAAAGAATGTGATCCTAAATAGTCCTCACCAAAATCATATCAATCTCCAACATGCTGCAGACTTAGAGGTTTTGATGAACACTCGATCTGATCTTCAAAAG AAGGAGAAAAAGCTCAGGGACATACTGAAAAGTGGAAATTGCATAGTAAAAAGGTTCCAAAAACATCAGAATAATGATCAGTTGGATCATTTGCAACTCGTTGCTCAGGTTGAACTGAAATTGGTTTCAAGAGTGCTAAATATGTCAAGATTAACAAGGGACCAATTAGCATGGTGTCATGGAAAACTAGACCAAATTAACATTGTTAACAGAAAGATTCACATGGAACCtacatttttactttttccatGCTGA